The proteins below come from a single Mycobacterium parmense genomic window:
- a CDS encoding spirocyclase AveC family protein, translating into MTGLTPVMKLGIAFAYLGGLAFVAFGVYRSLRRGRVDPLLLVCISAISFSWIEAPYDWAMYAQFPPALPRMPPWWPMNMTWGGLPAPVPPGYISYFVLPAVIAASAGRRVSARLGWRRPQTLLGAGLTIGFLWALLFNGFVGAELGVFYYGRVISGLAIREGTKHQYPLYDALAMGVLVMVFAYLLGRTDAQGRTVIDVWADSHSAGRVQSALLSIAAAVVVGHVVYGAVFAPHLVTKLAGLVTVAPAGELFDGVPNQPR; encoded by the coding sequence ATGACCGGGCTGACGCCGGTGATGAAGCTGGGCATCGCGTTCGCCTACCTCGGCGGGTTGGCGTTCGTGGCGTTCGGCGTCTACCGCAGCCTTCGTAGGGGCCGTGTGGATCCGCTCCTACTGGTGTGCATTTCGGCGATCTCGTTCTCCTGGATCGAGGCGCCGTACGACTGGGCGATGTACGCCCAGTTCCCCCCGGCCCTGCCGCGCATGCCGCCGTGGTGGCCCATGAACATGACCTGGGGCGGGTTGCCCGCCCCGGTCCCGCCCGGATACATCTCCTACTTCGTGCTGCCCGCGGTCATTGCGGCGTCCGCCGGACGCCGGGTGAGCGCGAGGTTGGGCTGGCGCCGCCCGCAGACCCTGCTGGGCGCGGGTCTGACGATCGGATTCCTGTGGGCGCTGCTGTTCAACGGCTTCGTCGGGGCCGAGCTCGGTGTCTTCTACTACGGCCGCGTGATCAGCGGGCTGGCTATCCGGGAGGGCACAAAACACCAGTATCCGCTCTACGATGCGCTGGCGATGGGGGTGCTGGTGATGGTGTTCGCCTACCTCCTCGGGCGTACGGACGCGCAGGGACGCACCGTCATCGACGTGTGGGCTGACTCGCACTCCGCCGGGCGCGTGCAGTCCGCGTTGCTGTCGATCGCCGCCGCCGTGGTCGTCGGGCACGTCGTGTACGGTGCCGTCTTCGCGCCGCACCTGGTGACCAAGCTGGCCGGCCTGGTGACCGTCGCCCCCGCCGGCGAGCTGTTCGACGGTGTGCCCAATCAGCCCCGATAG
- a CDS encoding lycopene cyclase domain-containing protein — MSDRWQYLLVLAACLLITAPLETFGAGVYRRWRRLAKSVLPVAAVFLVWDEVAVAGHVWTYNRAYVTGWQIPFEVPIEELLFFIVIPICALLTYNAVGTILERVNRR; from the coding sequence ATGAGCGATCGCTGGCAGTATCTCCTGGTGCTCGCCGCGTGCCTGCTGATCACCGCGCCCCTGGAGACGTTCGGCGCCGGCGTCTACCGCCGCTGGCGGCGGCTCGCCAAGTCCGTTCTTCCGGTGGCAGCGGTTTTCCTGGTCTGGGACGAGGTCGCGGTGGCCGGGCACGTGTGGACCTACAACCGCGCCTACGTCACCGGATGGCAGATCCCGTTCGAGGTGCCGATCGAGGAACTCCTGTTCTTCATCGTCATCCCGATCTGCGCGCTGCTGACCTACAACGCCGTGGGCACCATCCTCGAGCGGGTCAACCGCCGATGA
- a CDS encoding class I SAM-dependent methyltransferase, which translates to MRGGDLRPAPAELSAAFDAGAAAYDRLVGSSPGYHAHLLLSARRMRIPNRGRGLRLLDAGCGTGASTAALLSVAPEAEIVAIDASRGMLDAAAGKGWPPSVRFVHTPVEQLAEHGITGPFDGILAAYLIRNLAEPDGQLHTFRTLLRPGATLAVHEYSVRDSRAATRIWHAVCWGVIIPSGWLRTRDTALYRYLWRSVLAFDGAAQFRARLADAGFTAVHSETMPGWEANIVHTFLADAPL; encoded by the coding sequence GTGCGCGGCGGTGACCTGCGGCCCGCGCCCGCCGAGCTGTCGGCGGCGTTCGACGCCGGCGCCGCGGCCTACGACAGGCTGGTGGGCTCCAGCCCCGGCTACCACGCGCACCTGCTGCTGTCCGCCCGCCGGATGCGAATCCCCAACCGCGGCAGGGGCTTGAGGCTGCTGGACGCCGGGTGCGGCACCGGCGCGTCGACGGCGGCGCTGCTGAGCGTCGCGCCCGAAGCCGAGATCGTCGCGATCGACGCGTCGCGCGGCATGCTCGACGCGGCGGCCGGCAAGGGCTGGCCCCCCTCGGTGCGATTCGTGCACACGCCCGTCGAGCAGTTGGCCGAGCACGGCATCACCGGTCCGTTCGACGGCATCCTGGCCGCCTACCTGATTCGCAACCTCGCCGAACCCGACGGCCAGCTGCACACCTTCCGCACGCTGCTGCGCCCCGGCGCCACCCTGGCGGTGCACGAGTACTCGGTGCGCGACTCCCGGGCCGCGACCCGGATCTGGCATGCGGTCTGCTGGGGCGTCATCATCCCCTCCGGGTGGTTGCGGACCCGCGACACCGCGCTGTACCGGTACCTGTGGCGCAGCGTGCTGGCGTTCGACGGGGCGGCGCAATTCCGGGCGCGCCTGGCCGACGCCGGCTTCACCGCCGTGCACAGCGAGACGATGCCCGGCTGGGAGGCCAACATCGTGCACACGTTCCTGGCGGACGCGCCGCTATGA
- a CDS encoding lycopene cyclase domain-containing protein, with translation MTGLGYTVPAVVAVFAVWAMELALLRTGLFRRPAYWLSMLIVLGFQIPVDGWLTKRSSPIVIYDDRQTTGLRFPFDIPVEDFLFGFALATAVLLLWEFQRARR, from the coding sequence ATGACCGGCCTGGGCTACACCGTGCCGGCCGTGGTCGCCGTATTCGCCGTTTGGGCAATGGAATTGGCGCTGTTGCGGACCGGACTGTTCCGCCGGCCGGCGTATTGGCTGTCGATGCTGATCGTGCTGGGCTTCCAGATTCCGGTCGACGGGTGGCTGACCAAGCGCAGCTCCCCCATCGTCATCTACGACGACCGCCAGACCACGGGCCTTCGCTTCCCGTTCGACATCCCGGTCGAGGACTTCCTGTTCGGTTTCGCCCTGGCCACCGCCGTGCTGCTGCTGTGGGAATTCCAACGTGCGCGGCGGTGA
- a CDS encoding TetR/AcrR family transcriptional regulator produces the protein MTPRARTTSENASIDSTRRSAVLETAASLIATSGLRTSMHEIADAAGIQPGSLYHHFDSKEALLVELLRRYHRDLDRIAEQALAALDDPDARPGVGQITALGAAVARCAVANRAAIQISMYETPSANAELIEWTRRRPTAVLDAVYQTLRAARWAGSIGSEIDLRVLADRICQSMLQVGLDVVRHNAPAEDVATLFCRIIFEGLAAGRPSDADLDRSAAFLAANDAIAGWTDDTEPDDRVAHIRAVARSEFGRRGYEGTTIRDIAAAAGMGHGTVFRHIGSKEELLASIMGGFGEKVEACAKRVLRAQSTPVEKLDALGWVNINALQRFGDEFRIQLAWMRQIPPDAANPSVEFPTRLKQTKALLAQGIKSGEIKIDDAPREMLARCIISLQWMPENIVADIGATAAQVHLRDTLLRGVASASG, from the coding sequence GTGACCCCGCGGGCGCGGACGACGTCGGAGAACGCTTCCATCGATTCCACTCGGCGCTCGGCGGTTCTCGAGACCGCCGCCTCGCTGATCGCAACGTCGGGGCTGCGCACCTCGATGCACGAGATCGCCGACGCGGCCGGCATCCAGCCGGGCAGCCTCTATCACCACTTCGACTCCAAGGAAGCGCTCCTGGTGGAGCTGCTCCGGCGCTACCACCGCGACCTGGACCGCATCGCCGAGCAAGCGCTGGCGGCGCTCGACGACCCCGACGCCCGCCCCGGGGTCGGGCAGATCACCGCGCTGGGGGCGGCGGTGGCCCGGTGCGCCGTCGCCAATCGCGCCGCAATCCAGATCTCGATGTATGAAACCCCCAGCGCCAACGCCGAACTCATCGAGTGGACCCGCCGGCGTCCGACGGCGGTGCTCGACGCCGTGTACCAGACGCTGCGGGCGGCGCGATGGGCGGGATCGATCGGATCGGAGATCGACCTGCGCGTGCTGGCGGACCGCATCTGCCAGAGCATGCTGCAGGTCGGCCTCGACGTCGTCCGGCACAACGCACCGGCCGAGGATGTCGCGACGCTGTTCTGCCGGATCATCTTCGAAGGGCTCGCCGCCGGCCGGCCCTCCGACGCCGATCTCGACCGGTCCGCCGCGTTCCTGGCCGCCAACGACGCCATCGCCGGCTGGACCGACGACACCGAACCCGACGACCGGGTCGCCCACATCCGCGCGGTGGCACGCAGCGAGTTCGGGCGCCGGGGATACGAGGGCACGACGATCCGCGACATCGCGGCCGCGGCGGGAATGGGCCACGGCACCGTCTTTCGTCACATCGGCTCCAAGGAGGAGCTGCTGGCCTCGATCATGGGCGGCTTCGGGGAGAAGGTGGAGGCCTGTGCGAAACGCGTCCTGCGCGCGCAGTCGACGCCGGTCGAAAAGCTCGACGCGCTCGGCTGGGTCAACATCAACGCGCTGCAACGCTTCGGCGACGAGTTCCGCATCCAGCTCGCGTGGATGCGCCAGATCCCCCCGGACGCCGCAAACCCCAGTGTCGAGTTCCCCACCCGGCTCAAGCAGACCAAAGCCCTTCTCGCTCAAGGCATCAAGTCGGGTGAGATAAAGATCGACGACGCCCCCCGGGAGATGCTCGCGCGCTGCATCATCAGCCTGCAATGGATGCCGGAGAACATCGTGGCCGATATCGGCGCCACGGCCGCGCAGGTGCATCTTCGCGACACGCTGCTGCGCGGCGTCGCCTCGGCGTCGGGTTAG
- a CDS encoding NAD(P)/FAD-dependent oxidoreductase, translated as MTGDRRRRTFPAAPGLPHAAALEARPRVVVVGGGIAGLTAATGLAERGVDVEVVERERYLGGRVGGWTEQHDGTDLAMNRGFHAFFRQYYNLRALLRRVDPQLRMLTAVEDYPLIDADGRRDSFRGLPRTPPWNAVAFAARSPTFRLRDFLHIDARAAAPLAAVSVPDIYRRLDHTDAATFLKDIRFPPAARHLAFEVFSRSFFADPAQLSAAELATMFHIYFLGSSEGLIFDVPTANYDVALWQPLQHYLEGHGARFRLGTGVQRVDTAGAGFAVRTDSGEALDADAVVLATDVAGLQRIVAASDGLGRNEWRAQIARMRIAPPFAVHRLWLDKPVAASRSAFLGTAGHEPLDNISVLDRYEREAGEWARSNHGSVVELHSYALESKPSRSAGLRRLHKLYPETAAARVVCERLLERGDCPLFAPGSYEQRPRVVTPAPGLLLAGDAIRIDLPVALMERAATTGWCAANELLRQWGLAGHALHSVPTQGRSPLLRWLAGRERSTR; from the coding sequence ATGACGGGCGACCGCCGACGCCGAACATTCCCCGCCGCGCCGGGATTGCCCCATGCCGCCGCGCTGGAAGCCCGTCCCCGGGTGGTCGTGGTGGGCGGCGGCATCGCGGGTCTGACCGCCGCCACCGGCCTGGCCGAGCGCGGCGTCGACGTCGAGGTTGTCGAACGCGAGCGCTACCTGGGCGGCCGGGTGGGCGGTTGGACCGAGCAGCACGACGGCACCGACCTGGCGATGAACCGCGGATTCCACGCGTTCTTCCGGCAGTACTACAACCTGCGGGCCCTGCTGCGGCGCGTCGACCCGCAACTGCGCATGCTCACCGCCGTCGAGGACTATCCGCTGATCGACGCCGACGGCCGGCGAGACAGCTTCCGCGGGCTGCCGCGCACCCCACCGTGGAACGCGGTGGCGTTTGCGGCGCGCAGCCCGACGTTTCGGCTGCGCGACTTCCTGCACATCGACGCTCGCGCCGCGGCGCCCCTGGCCGCGGTGTCGGTACCGGACATCTACCGGCGCCTCGACCACACCGACGCCGCGACCTTCCTCAAAGACATCCGTTTCCCGCCGGCCGCAAGGCATCTGGCCTTCGAGGTGTTCTCCCGCAGCTTCTTCGCCGACCCGGCGCAGCTGTCCGCCGCCGAGCTGGCCACCATGTTCCACATCTACTTCCTGGGGTCCAGCGAGGGACTCATCTTCGACGTCCCCACCGCGAACTACGACGTTGCGCTCTGGCAGCCGCTGCAGCACTACCTCGAGGGGCACGGCGCGCGGTTCCGGCTCGGCACCGGCGTACAGCGTGTCGACACCGCCGGTGCCGGGTTCGCGGTGCGGACCGATTCCGGCGAGGCCCTCGATGCCGACGCCGTGGTGCTGGCGACCGATGTCGCCGGCCTGCAGCGCATCGTTGCCGCCTCCGACGGCCTGGGCAGGAACGAGTGGCGCGCGCAGATCGCGCGGATGCGTATCGCGCCGCCGTTCGCCGTGCACCGGTTGTGGCTCGACAAGCCGGTCGCGGCCAGCCGCTCGGCATTCCTCGGCACCGCCGGCCACGAACCGCTGGACAACATCAGCGTGCTGGACCGCTACGAACGCGAAGCCGGCGAATGGGCCCGCAGTAACCATGGTTCGGTAGTCGAATTGCATTCCTACGCATTGGAATCCAAGCCATCTCGCTCGGCGGGGCTGCGCCGGCTGCACAAGCTGTACCCGGAAACCGCGGCAGCGCGTGTGGTGTGCGAACGGCTGCTGGAACGGGGCGACTGCCCCCTGTTCGCGCCCGGGTCATACGAGCAGCGACCCAGGGTGGTCACGCCCGCGCCCGGCCTGTTGCTGGCCGGCGACGCCATCCGCATCGACCTGCCGGTGGCGCTGATGGAACGCGCGGCAACCACCGGTTGGTGCGCCGCGAACGAATTGTTGAGACAATGGGGACTCGCCGGACACGCGTTGCACTCCGTACCCACCCAGGGCCGGTCGCCACTGTTGCGATGGCTCGCCGGCCGCGAGAGATCCACACGATGA
- a CDS encoding MarR family winged helix-turn-helix transcriptional regulator encodes MDADERSSGREELESLISADLREISTESDQIGRLFAISHSLRANDFRALQHIMIAETAGQPMTSGDLSQRMGLSGSAITYLVDRLIHAGHIRRDSHPADRRKVILRHDESGLASARSFFGPLGAQTRLALSHISDAELTSAHRVLAALIAAMRHFQADRGSLTP; translated from the coding sequence ATGGACGCAGACGAGCGGTCCTCCGGCCGGGAAGAGCTGGAGTCGCTGATCTCGGCCGATCTTCGGGAGATTTCAACCGAGTCCGACCAGATCGGCCGGCTGTTTGCGATCTCACACAGCTTGCGTGCCAACGACTTTCGCGCATTGCAGCACATCATGATCGCCGAAACCGCGGGCCAGCCCATGACCTCGGGTGACCTCAGTCAGCGCATGGGCCTCTCGGGCTCGGCCATCACCTACCTGGTGGACAGGTTGATCCACGCCGGGCACATTCGCCGCGACTCACACCCGGCGGACCGGCGAAAAGTCATACTGCGCCACGACGAATCGGGCCTCGCATCCGCCCGGTCGTTCTTCGGTCCGCTCGGCGCGCAGACCAGGCTAGCCCTGTCGCACATCTCCGACGCCGAGCTCACTTCGGCGCACCGCGTGCTCGCCGCACTGATCGCCGCCATGCGGCACTTCCAGGCCGATCGCGGCAGCCTGACGCCATGA
- a CDS encoding polyprenyl synthetase family protein has translation MRALPFTPACGTPTALDSPRAEEFGVWRSTVRDAMLADVAEFVAARCADQLDGTGIDVTGEILLEFVSGGKCLRSTFAYLGWLCGSAPSGAAVRAAASFELLHAFALLQDDVMDSSTERRGRPAAHLQFARWHRARGLSGSAGRFGESSAILLGDLCLIWAEQMLRESGLDARRLWRAWPRYDEMRIELAIGQFADLTSDVRRMPTLEAVLDVARRKSGNYTVRRPLEIGAAMSDCDDRTLCRLGRYGAEVGEAFQLRDDMLGVFGSPATTGKPCANDLRERKATSVVVAACQLADAPTRKELTALLTGDELDDGGLERCKSLIVATGAVELIEEMIGDRVVSACRQLADLAVPDAVRTALADMAAVCTNRAE, from the coding sequence ATGCGCGCTTTGCCGTTCACGCCGGCGTGCGGCACACCGACGGCGTTGGATTCCCCGCGCGCCGAAGAGTTCGGTGTCTGGCGATCGACCGTGCGCGACGCGATGCTCGCCGACGTCGCGGAGTTCGTCGCCGCCCGGTGCGCCGACCAACTCGACGGCACGGGAATCGACGTGACCGGCGAGATCCTCCTCGAATTCGTCTCGGGCGGTAAGTGTCTGCGGTCCACCTTCGCGTACCTGGGCTGGCTGTGCGGGTCGGCGCCAAGCGGGGCGGCGGTGCGCGCCGCCGCCAGTTTCGAACTGCTGCACGCCTTCGCGCTGCTGCAGGACGACGTCATGGATTCCTCGACCGAACGGCGCGGCCGGCCGGCGGCCCACCTGCAGTTCGCCCGCTGGCACCGCGCGCGCGGGTTGTCCGGCTCCGCGGGCCGGTTCGGCGAATCGTCCGCCATTCTGCTCGGCGACCTCTGCCTGATCTGGGCCGAGCAGATGCTGCGCGAGAGCGGCCTCGACGCCCGCCGCCTGTGGCGAGCGTGGCCGCGCTACGACGAGATGCGCATCGAGCTGGCGATAGGTCAGTTCGCCGACCTGACAAGCGATGTCCGGCGCATGCCGACCCTGGAAGCGGTGCTGGACGTGGCGCGTCGCAAGTCGGGCAATTACACCGTGCGCCGGCCGCTCGAGATCGGCGCGGCGATGTCGGATTGTGACGACCGGACGCTGTGCCGCCTCGGCCGCTACGGCGCCGAGGTCGGCGAGGCATTCCAGCTGCGCGACGACATGCTCGGCGTGTTCGGTTCACCGGCGACGACGGGCAAACCCTGCGCCAACGACCTGCGCGAACGCAAGGCGACCAGCGTCGTGGTGGCCGCCTGCCAGCTGGCCGACGCACCCACCAGAAAAGAGCTCACCGCCCTTCTGACCGGCGACGAACTCGACGACGGCGGGCTCGAGCGGTGCAAGTCGCTGATCGTCGCGACAGGGGCGGTGGAGCTGATCGAGGAGATGATCGGCGACCGCGTCGTATCGGCCTGCCGGCAGTTGGCCGATCTGGCGGTGCCCGACGCCGTGCGCACGGCGCTGGCCGACATGGCGGCCGTTTGCACGAACCGCGCCGAATGA
- a CDS encoding DUF2784 domain-containing protein produces the protein MRRPYSGVVAAVAGLHFAYLCYVPAGGFVALRWPRTIVLHVPAVAWGVAVVGFNLRCPLTALESWARGRAEMEPLPAAGFVDRYVEGRLIPRGRTGGAQALAFIAAALSWIILAQRRFRVRPGQSDAG, from the coding sequence GTGAGGCGACCCTACTCCGGCGTGGTCGCCGCGGTCGCGGGGCTGCACTTCGCGTACCTGTGCTACGTGCCGGCGGGGGGATTCGTCGCGCTGCGCTGGCCGCGGACCATCGTTCTGCATGTTCCCGCTGTCGCGTGGGGTGTGGCCGTCGTGGGTTTCAACCTGCGGTGCCCACTGACGGCGCTGGAATCGTGGGCCCGCGGGCGCGCGGAGATGGAGCCCTTACCCGCAGCGGGATTCGTCGACCGCTACGTCGAAGGGCGTCTCATCCCGCGCGGGCGTACCGGCGGCGCCCAGGCACTGGCGTTCATCGCGGCGGCGCTCTCGTGGATTATACTGGCGCAGAGGCGTTTTCGCGTCCGGCCGGGTCAGTCCGACGCCGGCTGA
- a CDS encoding DUF5914 domain-containing protein, with product MSKIRDQLHHLRPSAGPKDWPLQVVARTSWSRQRPTYRDAQPAIIEGALRRSQRKPTGNWYAFAASREVRPGRPFGATVAGVEVVAWRDEQGRLCVGPRTCPHLGADLATGAVRRGTLICRWHGLALDGRCREFGWSPLPGHDDGTLAWVRLDDVGGEAPLPEPVIPDRPAGDTLAAVARVEGVCEPADVIANRLDPWHGAWFHPYSFTRLDVITTPTEEADHFLVAVTFRMGRLGVPVIAEFSCPQARTIVMRIVDGEGTGSVVETHATPVGSGADGRPRTAVLEATVAHSDRPGFQRATRVAPLIAPLMRHAAARLWRDDIAYAERRYQLRAGGARP from the coding sequence ATGAGCAAGATCCGCGATCAGCTGCACCACCTGCGGCCCTCCGCAGGCCCCAAAGACTGGCCGCTGCAAGTCGTTGCGCGCACGTCGTGGTCGCGGCAGCGGCCCACCTATCGCGACGCGCAACCCGCCATCATCGAGGGCGCGCTGCGGCGTTCCCAGCGCAAACCCACCGGCAACTGGTACGCCTTCGCCGCCAGCCGCGAAGTGCGCCCCGGGCGGCCCTTCGGTGCCACCGTCGCGGGCGTCGAGGTGGTCGCCTGGCGCGACGAACAGGGCCGGCTGTGCGTCGGCCCGCGTACCTGCCCGCATCTGGGCGCCGACCTCGCCACCGGTGCCGTGCGCCGCGGCACGCTGATCTGCCGGTGGCACGGGCTGGCCCTCGACGGTCGCTGCCGCGAGTTCGGATGGAGCCCACTGCCCGGCCACGACGACGGCACCCTGGCGTGGGTGCGGCTCGACGACGTGGGCGGCGAGGCGCCGCTGCCCGAACCGGTGATCCCCGACCGGCCCGCCGGCGACACGCTGGCCGCCGTGGCCCGCGTGGAGGGTGTGTGCGAACCCGCCGACGTCATCGCCAACCGGCTCGATCCCTGGCACGGCGCCTGGTTTCACCCCTACTCGTTCACCCGGCTGGACGTGATCACCACGCCCACCGAGGAAGCCGATCATTTCCTGGTGGCGGTCACGTTCCGGATGGGGCGCCTGGGCGTGCCTGTGATCGCGGAGTTCTCTTGCCCGCAGGCCCGCACCATCGTGATGCGGATCGTCGACGGCGAGGGTACCGGCAGCGTCGTCGAGACCCACGCCACCCCAGTCGGTTCCGGCGCCGACGGCCGTCCCCGCACCGCGGTCTTGGAGGCCACCGTCGCCCACTCGGACCGTCCCGGTTTCCAGCGGGCCACGCGGGTGGCGCCGCTGATCGCACCGCTGATGCGCCACGCGGCCGCCCGGCTCTGGCGCGACGACATCGCCTACGCCGAGCGCCGCTACCAGCTGCGCGCCGGCGGCGCCCGACCGTGA
- the crtI gene encoding phytoene desaturase family protein, with protein MRTIVGRTDHVVVVGAGLAGLAAALHLAGRGRAVTVVERHPWPGGRTGRLDVDGYRIDTGPTVITMPEIIDETLAAVGKTRAGRLELLPVDPAYRAVFADGSALDVHSDPDEMAAAVERFAGPAQAAGYRRLREWLQQLYRTEFDGFIGANFDSPLSLLTPQLARLAALGGFRKWDRVIERYISDPRLRRVFTFQSLYAGVAPKDALAVYAVIAYMDTIAGVVFPRGGVRALPDALAGAAAEAGVRFCYGQTVTALERSGDRVSAVRTDHSERIGCDAVVLTTELPQTYALLGRTPRRILPLRASPSAVVAHIGCPAVAPETAHHTILFGEAWNQTFTDIIRDGRVMRDPSLLVTRPTAGDPSLAPAGRDLLYVLAPAPNLDRGTVDWDGDGRAYVDRMIDDVTKRLLPGLREDATVLGVVTPADWARQGMAGGSPFALAHTFAQTGPFRPANMVRGIGNAVLAGSSTVPGVGVPTALISGRLAADRITGAVPSTVRPDTKAQLP; from the coding sequence ATGCGAACCATTGTGGGCCGCACCGATCACGTGGTGGTCGTCGGTGCCGGGCTGGCGGGCCTTGCCGCGGCGCTGCATCTGGCCGGGCGGGGACGGGCGGTCACGGTGGTCGAGCGCCACCCGTGGCCCGGGGGCCGGACCGGCCGGCTCGACGTCGACGGCTACCGCATAGACACCGGACCGACCGTGATCACCATGCCGGAGATCATCGACGAGACCTTGGCGGCCGTGGGCAAGACCCGCGCGGGCCGCCTGGAGCTGCTGCCGGTCGACCCGGCCTACCGGGCAGTCTTCGCCGATGGCAGCGCACTCGACGTGCACAGCGACCCCGACGAGATGGCCGCGGCCGTCGAACGATTTGCCGGCCCCGCGCAGGCGGCCGGCTACCGGCGGCTGCGGGAATGGCTGCAGCAGCTGTACCGCACCGAGTTCGACGGCTTCATCGGTGCCAACTTCGACTCTCCGCTCTCGCTGCTCACACCCCAGCTGGCGCGGTTGGCCGCGCTGGGCGGGTTCCGCAAGTGGGACCGCGTGATCGAGCGCTACATCAGTGACCCGCGGCTGCGGCGCGTGTTCACCTTCCAGTCGCTCTATGCCGGCGTGGCACCCAAGGACGCCCTGGCGGTGTACGCGGTCATCGCTTACATGGACACCATCGCCGGTGTGGTCTTCCCCCGTGGGGGCGTGCGGGCGCTGCCCGACGCGCTGGCCGGCGCGGCGGCCGAGGCCGGCGTCCGGTTCTGCTACGGCCAGACGGTCACGGCGCTGGAGCGAAGCGGCGACCGGGTCAGCGCCGTGCGCACGGACCACTCCGAGCGGATCGGGTGCGACGCGGTGGTCCTGACCACCGAGCTGCCCCAGACCTACGCGCTGCTGGGCCGCACACCGCGGCGCATCCTGCCGCTGCGGGCCTCCCCTTCGGCGGTGGTGGCGCACATCGGGTGCCCGGCGGTGGCGCCCGAGACGGCGCACCACACCATACTGTTCGGGGAGGCCTGGAATCAGACCTTCACCGACATCATCCGCGACGGGCGAGTCATGCGAGATCCGTCATTGTTGGTCACCCGGCCCACCGCCGGTGATCCGTCGCTGGCTCCCGCCGGGCGGGACCTGCTCTACGTGCTCGCGCCTGCGCCGAACCTCGACCGCGGCACCGTCGACTGGGACGGCGACGGCCGGGCCTACGTGGACCGGATGATCGACGACGTCACGAAACGGCTGCTGCCCGGCCTGCGCGAGGACGCGACGGTGCTCGGCGTCGTCACCCCCGCCGACTGGGCGCGCCAGGGCATGGCCGGCGGCAGCCCGTTCGCGCTCGCCCACACCTTCGCCCAGACCGGGCCGTTCCGGCCCGCGAACATGGTGCGAGGCATCGGCAACGCCGTGCTCGCGGGCTCGTCCACCGTGCCGGGCGTCGGGGTGCCGACCGCGCTGATCTCCGGGCGACTGGCCGCCGACCGCATCACCGGCGCCGTGCCATCGACGGTGCGTCCCGACACGAAAGCGCAGTTGCCATGA
- a CDS encoding phytoene/squalene synthase family protein, producing MIRSELDAAGIDDPRLRGSYRRCRELNAAHGRTFFLATRLLAPDQRPAVHALYGFARYADDILDDLDAQEGIESRARRLQELSDRFFAGEHLGDPVLAAVLHTAQRYAIATELFDDFLASMRMDLTITDYPDRESLNSYMRGSAEAIGLQVLPVLGTVTAVEDAAPYAAALGRAFQLTNFLRDVDEDLLRGRVYLPADELAAHGVDRDLLTWCHTKRRIVPRVREALAEQHEITRQTYRFAAAGIDMLAPRSRPCVAAAAALYSEILDRIEAGDFEVFSHRATVGRARRLQVAGLGLIRSWRARNGGSDTRSGAA from the coding sequence ATGATCCGCAGCGAGTTGGACGCGGCCGGAATCGACGATCCCCGGCTGCGTGGCTCCTACCGGCGTTGCCGCGAACTCAATGCGGCGCATGGCCGCACGTTCTTCCTGGCGACCCGGCTGCTGGCGCCGGACCAGCGGCCGGCGGTGCACGCGCTGTACGGCTTCGCGCGCTATGCCGACGACATCCTCGACGACCTCGACGCGCAGGAAGGCATCGAGTCCCGGGCGCGGCGCCTGCAGGAACTGTCGGACCGGTTCTTCGCCGGCGAGCACCTCGGCGACCCGGTGCTCGCCGCGGTCCTGCACACCGCGCAGCGGTACGCGATCGCCACCGAGCTGTTCGACGACTTCCTGGCGTCGATGCGGATGGACCTCACGATCACCGACTATCCCGACCGCGAGTCGCTCAACTCCTACATGCGCGGCTCCGCGGAGGCGATCGGGCTGCAGGTGCTCCCGGTCCTGGGCACCGTGACCGCCGTCGAGGACGCCGCACCCTACGCGGCGGCGCTGGGCAGGGCGTTTCAGCTCACCAATTTCCTGCGCGACGTCGACGAGGACCTGCTGCGCGGGCGGGTCTACCTGCCGGCCGACGAATTGGCCGCCCACGGTGTCGATCGCGACCTGCTGACGTGGTGCCACACGAAGCGCCGGATCGTGCCGCGGGTGCGCGAAGCGCTGGCCGAGCAGCACGAGATCACCAGGCAGACATACCGATTCGCCGCCGCGGGCATCGACATGCTGGCGCCGCGGTCACGCCCGTGCGTCGCGGCGGCCGCCGCGCTGTACTCGGAGATACTCGACCGCATCGAGGCCGGCGACTTCGAGGTCTTCTCCCACCGCGCCACCGTCGGCCGGGCCCGACGACTCCAGGTCGCCGGGCTGGGGTTGATACGGTCGTGGCGCGCGCGCAACGGTGGCTCTGATACCCGGTCGGGGGCCGCATGA